One genomic segment of Cerasicoccus sp. TK19100 includes these proteins:
- a CDS encoding glycoside hydrolase family 30 protein, whose product MLERNGFQRESVYLDINQSFQEIIGFGGAMTEAAADTLARLAVEKQDSVLREYFDSEVGHGYSFCRVSINSCDFALSNYACADSPGDTELLSFNIDHDKQQILPFLRRAYELSGGMLKVLASPWSPPAWMKTNGKMNQGGKLKPEFREAWALHYVRFVQAYAAAGVPIWGVTVQNEPDATQTWDSCVYSAEEERDFVRDYLGPAFETAGLEVKIIIWDHNRDQLVHRAGVVYSDPAASRHVWGTGFHWYGQNKFDNVRLHHDAWPDKHLIFTEGCQECGTHHGSWDLGERYARSIIADINNWTEAWIDWNLLLNEYGGPNHVSNFCSAPLIADRATGVVHHESSWYYLGHFSRFIRPGAKRILSATTRDDLHALAARNPDDSIAVVLMNPERIQRTISIETADTTATIDIPARSILTCLWRPA is encoded by the coding sequence ATGCTCGAGCGTAACGGGTTTCAGCGCGAATCTGTATACTTGGATATAAATCAATCTTTTCAGGAAATTATTGGTTTCGGAGGAGCGATGACAGAAGCAGCAGCCGACACTTTGGCCAGACTTGCTGTTGAAAAGCAGGATTCTGTCCTGCGTGAATATTTTGATTCCGAAGTAGGGCATGGCTATTCGTTTTGCCGTGTCTCTATCAATAGCTGCGACTTCGCACTAAGTAACTACGCTTGCGCGGATTCTCCTGGTGACACCGAGCTGCTAAGTTTTAACATCGATCATGACAAGCAGCAGATTCTACCTTTTCTACGTCGTGCCTATGAGCTTTCAGGCGGTATGCTCAAAGTGCTTGCCTCGCCGTGGAGTCCACCGGCTTGGATGAAGACTAATGGAAAGATGAATCAGGGAGGGAAGCTCAAACCAGAGTTTAGAGAAGCTTGGGCGCTTCACTACGTGCGCTTTGTTCAGGCATATGCAGCGGCTGGAGTGCCCATTTGGGGCGTTACCGTTCAAAACGAACCTGATGCAACCCAAACCTGGGACTCATGTGTTTATTCTGCTGAGGAGGAGCGGGACTTTGTTCGCGATTACCTGGGGCCTGCGTTCGAAACCGCTGGTCTTGAGGTGAAGATAATCATTTGGGATCATAACCGCGATCAACTTGTCCATCGGGCGGGGGTAGTCTATTCTGATCCCGCAGCGAGTCGACACGTTTGGGGAACGGGATTCCATTGGTATGGACAAAACAAATTTGATAACGTGCGCCTGCACCATGACGCTTGGCCGGACAAGCATTTGATCTTCACTGAAGGTTGTCAGGAGTGTGGCACTCATCATGGTTCTTGGGATCTGGGAGAACGTTACGCTCGCTCAATCATTGCAGATATCAATAACTGGACTGAAGCTTGGATTGATTGGAACCTCCTGCTCAACGAATACGGAGGACCGAACCATGTGAGCAATTTCTGTAGTGCGCCATTGATTGCCGATAGAGCTACTGGCGTTGTACACCATGAGTCATCTTGGTATTATCTAGGTCATTTTTCACGTTTCATTCGGCCTGGAGCCAAGCGTATTTTGAGCGCCACAACAAGGGATGATCTTCACGCACTGGCAGCAAGAAATCCCGATGACTCAATTGCCGTCGTCCTGATGAATCCAGAGCGCATCCAAAGAACCATTTCAATCGAAACAGCGGATACAACGGCCACCATTGATATACCAGCACGCTCCATTCTAACCTGCTTGTGGCGACCTGCCTGA
- a CDS encoding vWA domain-containing protein, with protein sequence MPKKRKVVNLPLVEIILASLIIHIVGLLILGGITIYNKIDVSEPELEAPPILESVTPPKQIPVQLADTKPPAPSTKVLAVNPQLMPLMEMDFDMPVIEQRSSVAGRGFGSGAGLGGGVDLSKLALGFSGIQDKSESVCFIVDYSLSMKDKIKGSEVTRFELLKEQLVSSLSSIDDQMMVSLIFFSGPAWIAGQNEKAVRGQYSNISNDWHSHRPKDFDSLAKPEWRRLGGGYRSELIDIVQNEKMSGGTVWQNPLRLARTLKPAPEVIYFLTDGATSEEDVEETLKLVDEWKKENRDLRIHTIALGEPKAASAMRRIAGRTGGKFRLIETLDDIKRVDNKHGDS encoded by the coding sequence ATGCCAAAGAAACGAAAAGTTGTAAACTTACCCCTGGTTGAAATCATTCTAGCCAGTTTAATCATTCATATAGTTGGTCTGCTCATCTTAGGTGGAATTACTATTTATAATAAAATTGACGTGTCCGAACCAGAGCTAGAGGCACCGCCGATTTTGGAGTCCGTGACACCCCCAAAGCAAATTCCTGTACAGCTTGCAGACACGAAACCACCAGCGCCTTCAACCAAAGTTTTAGCGGTGAATCCGCAGTTGATGCCGCTTATGGAAATGGATTTTGATATGCCCGTGATTGAGCAGCGCTCCAGTGTCGCAGGGCGTGGTTTTGGTTCTGGAGCAGGTTTAGGTGGCGGTGTTGATCTTTCTAAACTGGCATTGGGCTTTAGTGGTATACAGGACAAAAGCGAAAGTGTCTGTTTCATCGTGGACTACTCACTCTCGATGAAGGATAAGATTAAAGGGAGCGAAGTGACGCGCTTTGAGCTGCTAAAAGAGCAGCTAGTTTCAAGTCTTTCCAGTATCGATGACCAAATGATGGTAAGTCTGATCTTCTTTTCTGGTCCGGCTTGGATTGCAGGACAGAATGAGAAAGCTGTGCGTGGTCAGTACAGCAACATTTCCAACGATTGGCACAGTCATCGTCCCAAGGACTTTGACTCATTGGCTAAACCGGAGTGGCGTCGCTTGGGCGGCGGTTATCGAAGCGAGCTCATAGACATTGTTCAAAACGAGAAAATGTCTGGCGGCACTGTTTGGCAGAATCCTCTGCGGTTGGCGCGTACGCTAAAGCCGGCGCCTGAAGTCATTTACTTCCTTACGGATGGCGCCACTAGCGAAGAGGATGTGGAAGAGACCTTGAAGCTCGTTGATGAGTGGAAAAAGGAAAACCGCGATTTACGTATCCATACCATTGCCTTGGGTGAACCAAAAGCAGCGAGCGCCATGAGGCGTATTGCAGGGCGCACCGGCGGCAAGTTTCGCCTGATCGAAACTTTGGATGACATTAAAAGAGTCGATAACAAACATGGTGACAGCTAA